In Hemicordylus capensis ecotype Gifberg chromosome 3, rHemCap1.1.pri, whole genome shotgun sequence, one DNA window encodes the following:
- the MSL2 gene encoding E3 ubiquitin-protein ligase MSL2 — protein MNPVNATALYISASRLVLNYGPGEDPQCLAEIGKLLPYFRQSLSCCVCGNLLQDPIAPTNSTCQHYVCKTCKGKKMMMKPSCSWCKDYEQFEENKQLSILVNCYKKLCEYITQTPLARDIKQAVDSSPDLLTLLKDGSPLHEETEKASDETLSLCFTHSPSPSNSEHTVEPPASCSSVPESTHDSDAKGSAINGLPNCNGLSVEKPGANIPSPEHANTVDVCSPGQYIKTEDSLQPICDTVSSSDLCATGIDICSFSEDIKSSDPLLLSVEEVLRSLESNTEACSPNLQHSLETNLSNGPFLQLSPPPPSHNTYISMGSSPHGISCTAATPKVVKLNRKRSRSESDSEKVQPLPISSILHGPTLGASAPVTVKQEAKMSLQPIATVPNGGTAPKIGKTVLIQNKSMKKSLDHTAKKSHPKSKSGMLKTKDKSKEKISSSHVVPGSPTKTVYKKPQEKKGCKCGRATQNPSVLTCRGQRCPCYSNRKACLDCICRGCQNSYMANGEKKLEAFAVPEKALEQTRLTLGINVTSIAVRNASTSTSVINVTGSPVTTFLAASTNDDKNLDETLDMRYDC, from the coding sequence gtAATCTGCTGCAAGATCCTATTGCACCCACCAATTCCACATGTCAGCATTATGTCTGCAAAACCTGTAAAGGCAAGAAAATGATGATGAAGCCATCGTGTAGTTGGTGCAAGGACTATGAGCAGTTTGAAGAAAATAAACAGTTAAGCATTCTAGTAAACTGCTACAAAAAACTCTGTGAATACATAACACAAACCCCACTGGCACGTGATATTAAACAAGCTGTTGACAGTTCTCCAGATCTTTTGACTTTGCTCAAAGATGGTTCCCCACTCCATGAAGAAACAGAAAAAGCATCTGATGAAACCTTGTCATTGTGTTTCACACATTCCCCATCACCTTCAAACTCAGAGCATACGGTTGAGCCACCAGCAAGTTGTTCTTCTGTACCTGAAAGCACACATGACTCTGATGCAAAAGGCTCCGCTATTAATGGGTTGCCCAATTGTAATGGGCTTTCAGTAGAGAAACCTGGGGCAAATATCCCTTCCCCTGAACATGCAAATACAGTAGATGTATGTAGCCCTGGACAGTACATAAAAACTGAAGATAGTCTTCAGCCTATTTGTGACACAGTTTCCTCTAGTGACTTGTGTGCTACAGGCATTGATATCTGCAGTTTCAGTGAAGACATCAAATCTAGTGATCCCCTTTTACTTAGTGTTGAAGAAGTGCTTCGGAGCTTGGAGTCTAACACAGAGGCCTGCAGTCCTAATCTGCAACATAGCTTGGAAACCAATTTATCTAATGGCCCTTTTTTGCagctttctcccccacctcctaGCCATAACACATACATATCTATGGGTTCTTCACCTCATGGGATTTCATGTACAGCTGCGACGCCTAAGGTAGTTAAATTAAACAGAAAGCGATCACGATCAGAAAGCGATAGTGAAAAGGTTCAGCCTCTTCCAATTTCTAGCATCCTTCATGGTCCGACTTTGGGAGCCTCAGCCCCTGTTACAGTGAAACAAGAAGCAAAGATGTCTTTGCAACCTATTGCGACTGTACCCAATGGAGGCACTGCTCCTAAAATAGGCAAAACTGTACTCATACAGAATAAAAGCATGAAAAAGAGTCTAGACCATACTGCCAAGAAATCTCATCCTAAATCTAAATCGGGAATGCTGAAAACAAAAGACAAATCAAAAGAAAAAATTTCCAGCAGTCATGTTGTGCCAGGAAGTCCAACAAAAACTGTGTACAAAAAGCCACAGGAAAAGAAGGGGTGTAAATGTGGTCGAGCCACTCAAAATCCAAGTGTTCTTACATGTCGTGGCCAACGCTGCCCTTGCTACTCGAACCGTAAAGCCTGCTTAGACTGTATATGCCGTGGCTGCCAAAATTCATATATGGCTAATGGGGAGAAGAAATTGGAGGCATTTGCAGTGCCAGAAAAGGCCTTGGAGCAGACTAGGCTTACTTTGGGCATTAATGTGACAAGCATTGCTGTGCGCAATGCCAGCACAAGCACCAGTGTAATTAATGTGACAGGTTCACCAGTAACGACATTTTTAGCTGCCAGTACAAACGATGATAAGAACTTGGATGAAACCTTAGACATGAGATATGACTGCTGA